A single window of Buteo buteo chromosome 15, bButBut1.hap1.1, whole genome shotgun sequence DNA harbors:
- the PKIB gene encoding cAMP-dependent protein kinase inhibitor beta, whose amino-acid sequence MTDVEPVVTDFAASGRAGRRNALPDILGSPAGAGTSDLPHKLAELSVSEDEGAEGGEVPSSKALLESQEAEGKSTDS is encoded by the exons ATGACTGATGTGGAGCCTGTGGTCACAGATTTTGCAGCATCAGGACGGGCAGGCCGCCGGAACGCTTTACCGGATATTCTGGGCTctcctgctggtgctgggacTTCAGATCTGCCACACAAACTGGCTGAGCTCTCCGTTTCAGAAG aTGAAGGAGCAGAGGGTGGAGAAGTGCCATCATCCAAAGCCTTGCTGGAAAGTcaagaggcagaaggaaaaagcactgATTCCTAA
- the FABP7 gene encoding fatty acid-binding protein, brain, with protein sequence MVEAFCATWKLVDSHNFDEYMKALGVGFATRQVGNVTKPTVIISSEGDKVVIRTQSTFKNTEISFKLGEEFDETTPDDRNCKSVVTLDGDKLVHVQKWDGKETNFVREIKDGKMVMTLTFGDVVAVRHYEKA encoded by the exons atggtCGAAGCTTTCTGCGCTACCTGGAAGCTGGTGGACAGCCACAACTTCGACGAGTACATGAAGGCGCTGG GAGTGGGGTTTGCAACACGGCAGGTGGGGAATGTAACTAAACCCACTGTGATTATCAGCAGCGAGGGGGACAAAGTAGTGATCAGGACTCAAAGCACTTtcaaaaacacagaaatcagCTTTAAACTTGGAGAGGAATTTGATGAAACTACCCCCGATGATAGAAACTGCAAA TCAGTTGTGACCTTGGACGGAGACAAGCTAGTGCACGTACAGAAGTGGGATGGCAAAGAGACAAACTTTGTGAGAGAAATAAAGGATGGCAAAATGGTAATG ACTCTCACCTTTGGTGATGTCGTTGCTGTTCGCCACTATGAGAAAGCATAG